In Pseudomonas sp. Leaf58, one DNA window encodes the following:
- a CDS encoding MFS transporter: protein MPTLTASIARERDPAEIRACKKAALRLVPLLALAYFFNYLDRTNVGFASLTMNDDLGLTASQFGFAAGIFYLGYCIFEVPSNLALYKYGARRWLARIMITWGLFAAATSLAQGPTSYAIIRLLAGIAEAGFFPGVIFFLSLWFPAHYRTKVMAWFLFAIPMSSVLGGPLSAAMLQMDGIWGFAGWQWLLVLQGLPACFLGLLCLRFLADKPTDAGWLTTEEKAALQAVLDAEHESKSAHSFRQSLKDPRVWLLAAILFSYIIGILGIGVWLPQILKSHNLTTMQIGWISAAPYLIASAAMLVWAKVLARKRRYILHLALTCGTGAAGFIFSVVYSDFLPALFGLTVALIGLCSVRTCFYSIPSTFLSKQAAAGGIAFINATGSLGGLVGPYAVGWLKDVTGSFSAGLMGMAFMLCLATVLTIVLSFLVKYKAFES from the coding sequence ATGCCTACCTTGACTGCTTCAATCGCGCGGGAACGAGACCCTGCGGAAATACGGGCTTGTAAAAAAGCAGCGCTACGGCTTGTTCCTCTCTTGGCCCTTGCCTACTTCTTCAACTATTTGGACCGTACTAACGTAGGGTTCGCCTCTCTTACAATGAATGATGACCTAGGGCTAACTGCGTCGCAGTTTGGTTTCGCAGCAGGAATCTTCTACTTGGGTTATTGCATATTCGAAGTCCCCAGTAATTTGGCCCTCTACAAGTATGGGGCTCGACGGTGGCTTGCAAGGATCATGATTACGTGGGGGTTGTTTGCCGCCGCAACCTCTCTGGCACAAGGCCCCACCAGTTATGCGATTATCCGTTTGCTCGCGGGAATTGCTGAAGCAGGATTTTTCCCTGGCGTTATCTTCTTCCTTTCGTTGTGGTTCCCCGCTCATTACCGCACCAAGGTTATGGCGTGGTTTCTTTTCGCGATCCCAATGTCGTCCGTTCTTGGCGGCCCCTTGTCCGCCGCGATGTTGCAAATGGATGGCATCTGGGGCTTTGCTGGCTGGCAGTGGTTACTCGTCCTCCAAGGGCTTCCAGCATGCTTCCTAGGGCTCTTGTGTTTGCGCTTTTTAGCTGACAAGCCAACTGATGCCGGTTGGTTGACGACAGAAGAAAAAGCAGCTCTACAAGCCGTTTTGGACGCTGAGCATGAATCCAAAAGCGCACACAGCTTCCGCCAATCGCTTAAAGACCCTCGGGTCTGGTTGCTTGCTGCAATTCTATTCAGCTACATCATCGGCATTTTAGGCATCGGCGTATGGCTGCCACAAATTCTGAAGAGTCACAACCTGACTACCATGCAGATCGGATGGATTTCCGCTGCTCCCTACTTGATTGCCAGCGCTGCCATGCTGGTGTGGGCAAAGGTACTGGCACGTAAAAGACGCTACATCCTTCACTTGGCGCTCACCTGCGGTACCGGGGCTGCCGGCTTTATATTCTCTGTGGTCTATAGCGACTTTTTACCCGCTCTATTTGGACTGACCGTTGCTCTTATCGGGTTGTGTTCCGTACGTACCTGCTTCTACAGCATCCCTTCGACCTTTTTGAGTAAGCAAGCAGCCGCAGGTGGCATTGCATTCATCAATGCAACAGGTAGCTTGGGCGGCTTGGTCGGACCTTACGCTGTCGGCTGGCTCAAAGATGTGACTGGTTCGTTCAGCGCTGGCTTGATGGGCATGGCGTTCATGCTCTGTTTAGCGACTGTGCTGACGATTGTTCTCAGTTTCCTGGTCAAGTACAAAGCCTTTGAGTCATGA